From a region of the Marasmius oreades isolate 03SP1 chromosome 7, whole genome shotgun sequence genome:
- a CDS encoding uncharacterized protein (antiSMASH:Cluster_7.2; BUSCO:EOG09261EM7) — translation MLLLSHGCSPYSSHYLGCKKFPIRFTHAAKIFYRTGDDFSFEKHSGEVILSRTQVFAQGKTKAKQRYLKRKKERRKHKKVQPKHGEGTARNEIEEDEESDLNEDVEDKVDVMEVDEDHTELPMSIEKPSKEPRLEKRLKKRRKLKISPEESAGQSIEKDEGGAAQHEETEYEVPEASAPSRSLSPAAALPSFPLPSLPDAPTQSALALQGLDQALMDAEVVDPSIVLPISRQGGTATGLSEKMQKTLQELGITELFAVQTALLPFLLPSDPWQKSLYQPYNPPRDVCVSAPTGSGKTLAYAVPIVEILSSRIVTRLRALVVLPTRDLVAQVRETFEAISKGRGLKIGIATGQHSFTHEQSHLVADRTSSLLGGSSKVDILICTPGRLIDHLTGTPNFSLQHLRFLVIDEADRLLAQSYQDWLIQILAATRPPKPSAHYLLEDLVKDANSLWEKAQSRSRARHDALNPAFLHLLPYPDCPSFLPEKKEISCQKLLFSATLTRDPAKLASLELRDPKYFVVHRTPEKGDVLDNSVLDVVTERFTFPETLKEHMIVCETAKKPLILLHLIHQHHIANALIFTKSAESTARLVQLFDFFEQARTSTGGGANNRPRISVRAYSSDLGAAERKSILGNFKDQEIEILICSDLISRGIDISHVAHIISYDAPIDMRKYVHRVGRTARAGKNGEAWTLVEEQEARYFKTMVKNASHLEKVKRERVREQDLAAFLPHYESALTQLKEVYSRQ, via the exons ATGTTGTTGCTATCCCACGGTTGCTCTCCATATTCATCCCACTATCTCGGCTGCAAAAAATTTCCTATTCGCTTCACGCATGCAGCAAAAATTTTCTATCGTACCGGCGATGATTTCTCATTCGAAAAACACAGTGGGGAGGTCATCCTCTCTCGCACCCAAG TCTTCGCGCAGGGGAAAACGAAAGCAAAACAGCGATATCTGAAACGGAAGAAAGAACGTAGGAAACACAAGAAAGTGCAACCCAAGCATGGTGAGGGAACCGCAAGAAACGAGatcgaagaagacgaagagagTGATTTGAATGAGGATGTTGAGGATAAGGTCGATGTAATGGAGGTTGATGAAGATCATACCGAACTCCCGATGTCGATCGAAAAACCTTCCAAAGAACCAAGGCTCGAAAAGCGGCTCAAGAAACGCCGTAAACTTAAAATTTCTCCAGAAGAGAGTGCCGGGCAGTCCATTGAAAAGGACGAGGGAGGAGCTGCGCAACACGAAGAAACAGAGTACGAAGTCCCAGAGGCCTCTGCCCCAAGTCGATCACTATCTCCAGCAGCAGCCCTACCGTCGTTCCCACTCCCATCCCTACCCGATGCACCCACGCAGTCTGCCTTAGCTCTTCAAGGTTTGGACCAGGCTCTCATGGACGCAGAGGTTGTAGACCCAAGCATCGTTCTACCGATCTCCCGGCAAGGAGGCACGGCAACGGGTTTGAGTGAAAAGATGCAGAAAACGCTACAAGAGCTGGGAATAACCGAGTTATTTGCCG TTCAGACTGCCTTACTGCCTTTCCTCCTACCCAGCGACCCATGGCAGAAGTCGCTTTATCAACCCTATAATCCACCCCGGGATGTGTGCGTTTCAGCACCCACTGGAAGCGGGAAAACACTTGCCTATGCTGTTCCCATCGTGGAG ATCCTAAGCAGCCGGATAGTCACTCGTTTACGCGCCCTGGTCGTTTTGCCCACTCGGGACTTAGTTGCTCAGGTCCGAGAGACATTTGAAGCCATCAGCAAAGGACGAGGATTGAAG ATTGGAATCGCAACAGGACAACACTCCTTTACCCACGAGCAATCACATCTTGTCGCCGATAGAACGTCAAG CCTGCTAGGTGGTTCCAGCAAGGTCGACATACTTATTTGCACTCCGGGAAGACTCATTGACCATCTCACGGGAACCCCCAATTTCTCGTTGCAACACCTAAGGTTTTTG GTTATCGACGAGGCCGATCGTCTACTTGCGCAATCATACCAAGATTGGCTAATTCAAATTTTGGCAGCCACCCGCCCACCCAAACCGAGTGCCCACTACCTTCTAGAAGACCTGGTCAAAGACGCAAACTCCTTGTGGGAAAAGGCCCAATCGAGGTCGCGTGCAAGGCATGATGCTCTCAATCCTGCTTTCCTGCACCTTCTCCCTTATCCTGACTGTCCCTCTTTCCTACCCGAAAAAAAGGAGATTTCTTGTCAGAAACTCTTGTTCTCTGCAACCCTTACTCGCGACCCTGCTAAACTCGCTTCGCTGGAGCTCAGGGATCCGAAGTATTTTGTCGTACATCGTACTCCTGAGAAGGGAGATGTTCTCGACAACAGCGTACTTGACGTGGTTACTGAGAGATTTACATTCCCGGAAACCTTGAAG GAACATATGATCGTGTGCGAAACCGCGAAGAAACCACTGATTCTTTTACACCTTATCCACCAACACCACATTGCCAATGCCCTCATCTTCACCAAGTCCGCTGAATCCACCGCGAGACTTGTGCAATTATTCGATTTCTTCGAGCAAGCACGGACCAGCACTGGCGGTGGCGCCAATAACAGACCGCGAATCTCTGTTCGGGCTTACTCCAGCGATCTCGGTGCCGCTGAGCGTAAATCAATACTTGGTAATTTCAAAGACCAGGAAATCGAGAT ATTGATTTGCTCCGATTTGATATCTCGAGGAATTGATATCAGTCACGTAGCACATATTATCAGCTATGATGCGCCAATTGACATGCGGAAATACGTTCACCGGGTTGGAAGAACGGCAAGAGCTGGCAAGAACGGTGAAGCATGGACACTGGTGGAAGAACAAGAG GCACGATACTTCAAAACCATGGTGAAAAACGCGAGTCACCTCGAAAAGGTCAAGAGAGAGCGGGTGAGAGAGCAGGACCTTGCTGCCTTTCTACCCCATTATGAA AGTGCGTTGACGCAGCTGAAAGAAGTATACTCACGACAGTGA
- a CDS encoding uncharacterized protein (antiSMASH:Cluster_7.2), protein MQQKFSIVPAMISHSKNTVGRSSSLAPKGKTKAKQRYLKRKKERRKHKKVQPKHGEGTARNEIEEDEESDLNEDVEDKVDVMEVDEDHTELPMSIEKPSKEPRLEKRLKKRRKLKISPEESAGQSIEKDEGGAAQHEETEYEVPEASAPSRSLSPAAALPSFPLPSLPDAPTQSALALQGLDQALMDAEVVDPSIVLPISRQGGTATGLSEKMQKTLQELGITELFAVQTALLPFLLPSDPWQKSLYQPYNPPRDVCVSAPTGSGKTLAYAVPIVEILSSRIVTRLRALVVLPTRDLVAQVRETFEAISKGRGLKIGIATGQHSFTHEQSHLVADRTSSLLGGSSKVDILICTPGRLIDHLTGTPNFSLQHLRFLVIDEADRLLAQSYQDWLIQILAATRPPKPSAHYLLEDLVKDANSLWEKAQSRSRARHDALNPAFLHLLPYPDCPSFLPEKKEISCQKLLFSATLTRDPAKLASLELRDPKYFVVHRTPEKGDVLDNSVLDVVTERFTFPETLKEHMIVCETAKKPLILLHLIHQHHIANALIFTKSAESTARLVQLFDFFEQARTSTGGGANNRPRISVRAYSSDLGAAERKSILGNFKDQEIEMCVPLFWKVIPLIGRTA, encoded by the exons ATGCAGCAAAAATTTTCTATCGTACCGGCGATGATTTCTCATTCGAAAAACACAGTGGGGAGGTCATCCTCTCTCGCACCCAAG GGGAAAACGAAAGCAAAACAGCGATATCTGAAACGGAAGAAAGAACGTAGGAAACACAAGAAAGTGCAACCCAAGCATGGTGAGGGAACCGCAAGAAACGAGatcgaagaagacgaagagagTGATTTGAATGAGGATGTTGAGGATAAGGTCGATGTAATGGAGGTTGATGAAGATCATACCGAACTCCCGATGTCGATCGAAAAACCTTCCAAAGAACCAAGGCTCGAAAAGCGGCTCAAGAAACGCCGTAAACTTAAAATTTCTCCAGAAGAGAGTGCCGGGCAGTCCATTGAAAAGGACGAGGGAGGAGCTGCGCAACACGAAGAAACAGAGTACGAAGTCCCAGAGGCCTCTGCCCCAAGTCGATCACTATCTCCAGCAGCAGCCCTACCGTCGTTCCCACTCCCATCCCTACCCGATGCACCCACGCAGTCTGCCTTAGCTCTTCAAGGTTTGGACCAGGCTCTCATGGACGCAGAGGTTGTAGACCCAAGCATCGTTCTACCGATCTCCCGGCAAGGAGGCACGGCAACGGGTTTGAGTGAAAAGATGCAGAAAACGCTACAAGAGCTGGGAATAACCGAGTTATTTGCCG TTCAGACTGCCTTACTGCCTTTCCTCCTACCCAGCGACCCATGGCAGAAGTCGCTTTATCAACCCTATAATCCACCCCGGGATGTGTGCGTTTCAGCACCCACTGGAAGCGGGAAAACACTTGCCTATGCTGTTCCCATCGTGGAG ATCCTAAGCAGCCGGATAGTCACTCGTTTACGCGCCCTGGTCGTTTTGCCCACTCGGGACTTAGTTGCTCAGGTCCGAGAGACATTTGAAGCCATCAGCAAAGGACGAGGATTGAAG ATTGGAATCGCAACAGGACAACACTCCTTTACCCACGAGCAATCACATCTTGTCGCCGATAGAACGTCAAG CCTGCTAGGTGGTTCCAGCAAGGTCGACATACTTATTTGCACTCCGGGAAGACTCATTGACCATCTCACGGGAACCCCCAATTTCTCGTTGCAACACCTAAGGTTTTTG GTTATCGACGAGGCCGATCGTCTACTTGCGCAATCATACCAAGATTGGCTAATTCAAATTTTGGCAGCCACCCGCCCACCCAAACCGAGTGCCCACTACCTTCTAGAAGACCTGGTCAAAGACGCAAACTCCTTGTGGGAAAAGGCCCAATCGAGGTCGCGTGCAAGGCATGATGCTCTCAATCCTGCTTTCCTGCACCTTCTCCCTTATCCTGACTGTCCCTCTTTCCTACCCGAAAAAAAGGAGATTTCTTGTCAGAAACTCTTGTTCTCTGCAACCCTTACTCGCGACCCTGCTAAACTCGCTTCGCTGGAGCTCAGGGATCCGAAGTATTTTGTCGTACATCGTACTCCTGAGAAGGGAGATGTTCTCGACAACAGCGTACTTGACGTGGTTACTGAGAGATTTACATTCCCGGAAACCTTGAAG GAACATATGATCGTGTGCGAAACCGCGAAGAAACCACTGATTCTTTTACACCTTATCCACCAACACCACATTGCCAATGCCCTCATCTTCACCAAGTCCGCTGAATCCACCGCGAGACTTGTGCAATTATTCGATTTCTTCGAGCAAGCACGGACCAGCACTGGCGGTGGCGCCAATAACAGACCGCGAATCTCTGTTCGGGCTTACTCCAGCGATCTCGGTGCCGCTGAGCGTAAATCAATACTTGGTAATTTCAAAGACCAGGAAATCGAGATGTGCGTGCCTCTGTTCTGGAAAGTGATTCCCCTCATCGGCCGCACTGCTTAG
- a CDS encoding uncharacterized protein (antiSMASH:Cluster_7.2): MLLLSHGCSPYSSHYLGCKKFPIRFTHAAKIFYRTGDDFSFEKHSGEVILSRTQVFAQGKTKAKQRYLKRKKERRKHKKVQPKHGEGTARNEIEEDEESDLNEDVEDKVDVMEVDEDHTELPMSIEKPSKEPRLEKRLKKRRKLKISPEESAGQSIEKDEGGAAQHEETEYEVPEASAPSRSLSPAAALPSFPLPSLPDAPTQSALALQGLDQALMDAEVVDPSIVLPISRQGGTATGLSEKMQKTLQELGITELFAVQTALLPFLLPSDPWQKSLYQPYNPPRDVCVSAPTGSGKTLAYAVPIVEILSSRIVTRLRALVVLPTRDLVAQVRETFEAISKGRGLKIGIATGQHSFTHEQSHLVADRTSSLLGGSSKVDILICTPGRLIDHLTGTPNFSLQHLRFLVIDEADRLLAQSYQDWLIQILAATRPPKPSAHYLLEDLVKDANSLWEKAQSRSRARHDALNPAFLHLLPYPDCPSFLPEKKEISCQKLLFSATLTRDPAKLASLELRDPKYFVVHRTPEKGDVLDNSVLDVVTERFTFPETLKEHMIVCETAKKPLILLHLIHQHHIANALIFTKSAESTARLVQLFDFFEQARTSTGGGANNRPRISVRAYSSDLGAAERKSILGNFKDQEIEMCVPLFWKVIPLIGRTA; this comes from the exons ATGTTGTTGCTATCCCACGGTTGCTCTCCATATTCATCCCACTATCTCGGCTGCAAAAAATTTCCTATTCGCTTCACGCATGCAGCAAAAATTTTCTATCGTACCGGCGATGATTTCTCATTCGAAAAACACAGTGGGGAGGTCATCCTCTCTCGCACCCAAG TCTTCGCGCAGGGGAAAACGAAAGCAAAACAGCGATATCTGAAACGGAAGAAAGAACGTAGGAAACACAAGAAAGTGCAACCCAAGCATGGTGAGGGAACCGCAAGAAACGAGatcgaagaagacgaagagagTGATTTGAATGAGGATGTTGAGGATAAGGTCGATGTAATGGAGGTTGATGAAGATCATACCGAACTCCCGATGTCGATCGAAAAACCTTCCAAAGAACCAAGGCTCGAAAAGCGGCTCAAGAAACGCCGTAAACTTAAAATTTCTCCAGAAGAGAGTGCCGGGCAGTCCATTGAAAAGGACGAGGGAGGAGCTGCGCAACACGAAGAAACAGAGTACGAAGTCCCAGAGGCCTCTGCCCCAAGTCGATCACTATCTCCAGCAGCAGCCCTACCGTCGTTCCCACTCCCATCCCTACCCGATGCACCCACGCAGTCTGCCTTAGCTCTTCAAGGTTTGGACCAGGCTCTCATGGACGCAGAGGTTGTAGACCCAAGCATCGTTCTACCGATCTCCCGGCAAGGAGGCACGGCAACGGGTTTGAGTGAAAAGATGCAGAAAACGCTACAAGAGCTGGGAATAACCGAGTTATTTGCCG TTCAGACTGCCTTACTGCCTTTCCTCCTACCCAGCGACCCATGGCAGAAGTCGCTTTATCAACCCTATAATCCACCCCGGGATGTGTGCGTTTCAGCACCCACTGGAAGCGGGAAAACACTTGCCTATGCTGTTCCCATCGTGGAG ATCCTAAGCAGCCGGATAGTCACTCGTTTACGCGCCCTGGTCGTTTTGCCCACTCGGGACTTAGTTGCTCAGGTCCGAGAGACATTTGAAGCCATCAGCAAAGGACGAGGATTGAAG ATTGGAATCGCAACAGGACAACACTCCTTTACCCACGAGCAATCACATCTTGTCGCCGATAGAACGTCAAG CCTGCTAGGTGGTTCCAGCAAGGTCGACATACTTATTTGCACTCCGGGAAGACTCATTGACCATCTCACGGGAACCCCCAATTTCTCGTTGCAACACCTAAGGTTTTTG GTTATCGACGAGGCCGATCGTCTACTTGCGCAATCATACCAAGATTGGCTAATTCAAATTTTGGCAGCCACCCGCCCACCCAAACCGAGTGCCCACTACCTTCTAGAAGACCTGGTCAAAGACGCAAACTCCTTGTGGGAAAAGGCCCAATCGAGGTCGCGTGCAAGGCATGATGCTCTCAATCCTGCTTTCCTGCACCTTCTCCCTTATCCTGACTGTCCCTCTTTCCTACCCGAAAAAAAGGAGATTTCTTGTCAGAAACTCTTGTTCTCTGCAACCCTTACTCGCGACCCTGCTAAACTCGCTTCGCTGGAGCTCAGGGATCCGAAGTATTTTGTCGTACATCGTACTCCTGAGAAGGGAGATGTTCTCGACAACAGCGTACTTGACGTGGTTACTGAGAGATTTACATTCCCGGAAACCTTGAAG GAACATATGATCGTGTGCGAAACCGCGAAGAAACCACTGATTCTTTTACACCTTATCCACCAACACCACATTGCCAATGCCCTCATCTTCACCAAGTCCGCTGAATCCACCGCGAGACTTGTGCAATTATTCGATTTCTTCGAGCAAGCACGGACCAGCACTGGCGGTGGCGCCAATAACAGACCGCGAATCTCTGTTCGGGCTTACTCCAGCGATCTCGGTGCCGCTGAGCGTAAATCAATACTTGGTAATTTCAAAGACCAGGAAATCGAGATGTGCGTGCCTCTGTTCTGGAAAGTGATTCCCCTCATCGGCCGCACTGCTTAG
- a CDS encoding uncharacterized protein (antiSMASH:Cluster_7.2; BUSCO:EOG09261EM7): MQQKFSIVPAMISHSKNTVGRSSSLAPKGKTKAKQRYLKRKKERRKHKKVQPKHGEGTARNEIEEDEESDLNEDVEDKVDVMEVDEDHTELPMSIEKPSKEPRLEKRLKKRRKLKISPEESAGQSIEKDEGGAAQHEETEYEVPEASAPSRSLSPAAALPSFPLPSLPDAPTQSALALQGLDQALMDAEVVDPSIVLPISRQGGTATGLSEKMQKTLQELGITELFAVQTALLPFLLPSDPWQKSLYQPYNPPRDVCVSAPTGSGKTLAYAVPIVEILSSRIVTRLRALVVLPTRDLVAQVRETFEAISKGRGLKIGIATGQHSFTHEQSHLVADRTSSLLGGSSKVDILICTPGRLIDHLTGTPNFSLQHLRFLVIDEADRLLAQSYQDWLIQILAATRPPKPSAHYLLEDLVKDANSLWEKAQSRSRARHDALNPAFLHLLPYPDCPSFLPEKKEISCQKLLFSATLTRDPAKLASLELRDPKYFVVHRTPEKGDVLDNSVLDVVTERFTFPETLKEHMIVCETAKKPLILLHLIHQHHIANALIFTKSAESTARLVQLFDFFEQARTSTGGGANNRPRISVRAYSSDLGAAERKSILGNFKDQEIEILICSDLISRGIDISHVAHIISYDAPIDMRKYVHRVGRTARAGKNGEAWTLVEEQEARYFKTMVKNASHLEKVKRERVREQDLAAFLPHYESALTQLKEVYSRQ, encoded by the exons ATGCAGCAAAAATTTTCTATCGTACCGGCGATGATTTCTCATTCGAAAAACACAGTGGGGAGGTCATCCTCTCTCGCACCCAAG GGGAAAACGAAAGCAAAACAGCGATATCTGAAACGGAAGAAAGAACGTAGGAAACACAAGAAAGTGCAACCCAAGCATGGTGAGGGAACCGCAAGAAACGAGatcgaagaagacgaagagagTGATTTGAATGAGGATGTTGAGGATAAGGTCGATGTAATGGAGGTTGATGAAGATCATACCGAACTCCCGATGTCGATCGAAAAACCTTCCAAAGAACCAAGGCTCGAAAAGCGGCTCAAGAAACGCCGTAAACTTAAAATTTCTCCAGAAGAGAGTGCCGGGCAGTCCATTGAAAAGGACGAGGGAGGAGCTGCGCAACACGAAGAAACAGAGTACGAAGTCCCAGAGGCCTCTGCCCCAAGTCGATCACTATCTCCAGCAGCAGCCCTACCGTCGTTCCCACTCCCATCCCTACCCGATGCACCCACGCAGTCTGCCTTAGCTCTTCAAGGTTTGGACCAGGCTCTCATGGACGCAGAGGTTGTAGACCCAAGCATCGTTCTACCGATCTCCCGGCAAGGAGGCACGGCAACGGGTTTGAGTGAAAAGATGCAGAAAACGCTACAAGAGCTGGGAATAACCGAGTTATTTGCCG TTCAGACTGCCTTACTGCCTTTCCTCCTACCCAGCGACCCATGGCAGAAGTCGCTTTATCAACCCTATAATCCACCCCGGGATGTGTGCGTTTCAGCACCCACTGGAAGCGGGAAAACACTTGCCTATGCTGTTCCCATCGTGGAG ATCCTAAGCAGCCGGATAGTCACTCGTTTACGCGCCCTGGTCGTTTTGCCCACTCGGGACTTAGTTGCTCAGGTCCGAGAGACATTTGAAGCCATCAGCAAAGGACGAGGATTGAAG ATTGGAATCGCAACAGGACAACACTCCTTTACCCACGAGCAATCACATCTTGTCGCCGATAGAACGTCAAG CCTGCTAGGTGGTTCCAGCAAGGTCGACATACTTATTTGCACTCCGGGAAGACTCATTGACCATCTCACGGGAACCCCCAATTTCTCGTTGCAACACCTAAGGTTTTTG GTTATCGACGAGGCCGATCGTCTACTTGCGCAATCATACCAAGATTGGCTAATTCAAATTTTGGCAGCCACCCGCCCACCCAAACCGAGTGCCCACTACCTTCTAGAAGACCTGGTCAAAGACGCAAACTCCTTGTGGGAAAAGGCCCAATCGAGGTCGCGTGCAAGGCATGATGCTCTCAATCCTGCTTTCCTGCACCTTCTCCCTTATCCTGACTGTCCCTCTTTCCTACCCGAAAAAAAGGAGATTTCTTGTCAGAAACTCTTGTTCTCTGCAACCCTTACTCGCGACCCTGCTAAACTCGCTTCGCTGGAGCTCAGGGATCCGAAGTATTTTGTCGTACATCGTACTCCTGAGAAGGGAGATGTTCTCGACAACAGCGTACTTGACGTGGTTACTGAGAGATTTACATTCCCGGAAACCTTGAAG GAACATATGATCGTGTGCGAAACCGCGAAGAAACCACTGATTCTTTTACACCTTATCCACCAACACCACATTGCCAATGCCCTCATCTTCACCAAGTCCGCTGAATCCACCGCGAGACTTGTGCAATTATTCGATTTCTTCGAGCAAGCACGGACCAGCACTGGCGGTGGCGCCAATAACAGACCGCGAATCTCTGTTCGGGCTTACTCCAGCGATCTCGGTGCCGCTGAGCGTAAATCAATACTTGGTAATTTCAAAGACCAGGAAATCGAGAT ATTGATTTGCTCCGATTTGATATCTCGAGGAATTGATATCAGTCACGTAGCACATATTATCAGCTATGATGCGCCAATTGACATGCGGAAATACGTTCACCGGGTTGGAAGAACGGCAAGAGCTGGCAAGAACGGTGAAGCATGGACACTGGTGGAAGAACAAGAG GCACGATACTTCAAAACCATGGTGAAAAACGCGAGTCACCTCGAAAAGGTCAAGAGAGAGCGGGTGAGAGAGCAGGACCTTGCTGCCTTTCTACCCCATTATGAA AGTGCGTTGACGCAGCTGAAAGAAGTATACTCACGACAGTGA
- a CDS encoding uncharacterized protein (antiSMASH:Cluster_7.2) produces the protein MSFFGSTTSTTATTSNAEKDIEISDPPTDSVSSMSFSSQADYLAVGSWDNSVRIYEIGAGGQSQGKAMYQHQGPVLSVCWNKEGTKLFSGGADNAGRMFDTTTGQATQVAQHDAPIKVVKWIEAPQANILATGSWDKTIKYWDLRSAQPVASVTLPERCYTLDVQYPLMVVGTAERHIQIYNLTNPTTPYKTITSPLKWQTRVVSCFTASQNSGFAVGSIEGRVAIQYVEDKDSGNNFSFKCHRRDSVPNNKDQAMVYAVNDISFHPVHGTFSTCGSDGTIHFWDKDARTRLKTFEPAPAAIACSAFNHTGNIFAYAISYDWSKGHSGMTPGHPNKLMLHACKEEEVKKRPRK, from the exons ATGTCGTTCTTTGGGAGTACGACATCAACAACAGCCACGACCAGCAATGCTGAGAAAGACATCGAAATATCCGACCCCCCTACAGACTCGGTATCCTCCATGTCTTTTTCCTCACAAGCGGATTATCTAGCAGTGGGCAGTTGGGACAACAGT GTTCGCATATACGAAATAGGAGCAGGAGGCCAGTCTCAAGGCAAAGCAATGTACCAACATCAAGGGCCTGTGCTATCCGTCTGTTGGAACAAG GAAGGAACCAAATTATTTTCAGGAGGAGCCGACAATGCTGGACGTATGTTCGATACTACCACTGGTCAAGCCACCCAAGTCGCACAACACGATGCACCCATCAAAGTCGTCAAGTGGATTGAAGCACCACAAGCGAACATTTTGGCTACTGGCAGCTGGGACAAGACGATAAAG TACTGGGACCTACGAAGCGCCCAACCTGTTGCAAGCGTGACCCTCCCAGAAAGATGCTACACTCTCGACGTGCAATACCCATTGATGGTGGTTGGAACTGCCGAGCGTCACATCCAAATATACAATTTGACCAACCCCACAACGCCGTATAAAACCATAACTTCGCCACTTAAGTGGCAAACACGCGTCGTTTCTTGTTTTACCGCTTCTCAGAATAGCGGGTTTGCTGTTGGCAGTATTGAAGGGAGAGTTGCAATTCA ATATGTGGAGGATAAAGATAGCGG AAACAACTTCTCATTCAAGTGCCACCGTAGGGATTCTGTTCCCAACAACAAGGACCAGGCAATGGTTTACGCAGTCAATGACATCTCTTTCCATCCTGTTCACGGAACGTTCTCCACTTGCG GTTCAGACGGAACCATTCACTTCTGGGATAAGGACGCCCGGACGCGCCTGAAAA CTTTTGAGCCTGCTCCCGCCGCTATCGCCTGCAGTGCCTTCAACCACACTGGTAACATCTTCGCATATGCAATCTCGTACGACTGGTCGAAAGGACATTCTGGGATGACACCGGGACATCCAAATAAATTGATGTTACATGCTTGCAAAGAGGA